From Erigeron canadensis isolate Cc75 chromosome 8, C_canadensis_v1, whole genome shotgun sequence, one genomic window encodes:
- the LOC122610980 gene encoding pectinesterase-like, translating into MAWIDCLELYKDVMDHLNTSTNQTNPSHSPKWIITTVFNHQKCINSFKNLNLIVDLLVGNNSPASKLSTTSGRGLIQLAKGEATPQANMVVAQDGSGNFNTITEAIKASEKQRVGSHRFVIYVKAGIYEEKLVIKQSMTDLMLIGDGIDATIITSGKSSIEGLITFNTATVQVFGSGFVAVGITFENTAGPAKGQAVALLSASNLSAYYKCSFKGYQDTLCLFQNQQFYRECDIYGTVDFIFGDAAAVLQNCNIYIRTPLPGQENTITAQGRIDPASNTGFVIENSRVAPAPDTTLTAGSVMTFLGRPWRDYARVVYVKCFFDIMIDPAGWLPYKGNSAFEKVYYAEYMNYGKGAGTAGRVTWPGYHFLTTGEEVEKFSVSRFLFGESWIPQTGVPFNSGL; encoded by the exons ATGGCTTGGATAGACTGCTTAGAGCTATACAAGGACGTCATGGACCATTTAAACACCtcaacaaaccaaacaaacccatCTCATAGCCCAAAATGGATAATCACAACAGTATTTAATCACCAAAAATGCATAAATAgctttaaaaacttaaatttaattgtaGATTTATTAGTTGGAAACAATTCCCCAGCTAGTAAGCTATCTACAACAAGCGGTCGTGGACTGATCCAACTAGCAAAAGGGGAAGCAACACCACAGGCCAATATGGTTGTGGCCCAAGATGGCTCGGGTAATTTTAATACAATCACCGAAGCCATTAAAGCATCCGAAAAACAAAGAGTTGGATCACATAGATTTGTGATATACGTGAAAGCTGGTATTTACGAAGAAAAACTAGTTATCAAGCAATCCATGACCGATCTAATGCTCATTGGAGACGGCATTGATGCAACTATTATAACAAGCGGAAAAAGTTCTATCGAGGGCTTGATAACTTTTAACACCGCAACCGTCc AGGTTTTTGGTTCGGGTTTTGTGGCTGTTGGAATAACATTCGAGAACACTGCTGGCCCCGCAAAAGGACAAGCCGTGGCGCTCCTCTCAGCGTCAAATCTCTCAGCTTACTACAAATGTAGCTTCAAAGGGTACCAAGACACCCTATGCCTCTTCCAAAATCAACAGTTTTATCGCGAATGTGACATATATGGAACCGTGGATTTCATCTTTGGGGACGCTGCAGCTGTCCTCCAAAACTGCAACATTTATATCCGAACCCCATTACCGGGCCAAGAAAACACGATAACGGCCCAAGGAAGAATTGATCCAGCTTCAAATACAGGATTTGTCATAGAAAATTCCCGGGTCGCCCCAGCCCCTGACACGACCCTAACTGCAGGGTCGGTCATGACGTTTCTTGGACGGCCATGGAGGGACTATGCAAGGGTTGTTTATGTAAAGTGTTTTTTTGATATTATGATTGACCCTGCAGGATGGTTACCATATAAGGGGAACTCTGCATTTGAGAAAGTGTATTATGCCGAGTATATGAACTACGGGAAGGGCGCAGGTACCGCCGGTAGGGTAACTTGGCCGGGATATCATTTTCTGACCACCGGCGAGGAGGTGGAGAAGTTTTCCGTTAGTCGGTTTTTGTTCGGAGAGTCTTGGATCCCTCAGACTGGAGTGCCATTTAATTCTGGTTTATGA
- the LOC122610981 gene encoding uncharacterized protein LOC122610981 codes for MASGILDNSSDSPDESNDSSMEFFVNALHFLEGTATSSAPKTRRYTDRRREIGLDTLLNDWFVQQPKYEDDYFRKKFRMDKTMFLDIVRDIEANFPYFQERYDARGRKSFTAIQKCTSVVRQLATANAPDEYDEYLCMAARTARETLDYFCDAIIRLYSREYLHRPTSHDVARIFEAHELRHHMPGMLGSIDCTHVEWSACPRRLRGQYARGDHNGPTIMLEITASQDLWI; via the coding sequence ATGGCTTCCGGTATTTTGGATAATTCGAGCGACTCTCCCGACGAGTCAAACGATAGCTCTATGGAATTCTTTGTTAACGCGTTACACTTTCTTGAAGGTACGGCAACTTCTAGTGCTCCTAAAACTCGACGGTATACGGACCGGCGTCGGGAAATTGGTCTTGATACTCTTTTGAACGATTggttcgttcaacaaccaaaatACGAAGACGATTACTTTCGAAAGAAGTTTCGAATGGACAAGACCATGTTTTTAGATATCGTGCGCGACATTGAAGCAAACTTCCCGTATTTCCAAGAACGTTACGATGCAAGAGGAAGAAAAAGTTTTACGGCGATACAAAAATGCACATCCGTCGTTAGGCAACTCGCGACGGCTAATGCACCAGACGAGTATGACGAGTATTTGTGCATGGCAGCCAGAACCGCACGAGAGACCCTTGATTATTTTTGTGACGCCATCATTCGGTTGTATAGCCGAGAGTACCTACACAGGCCGACGTCACACGACGTTGCACGCATCTTCGAGGCCCACGAGCTTCGTCATCATATGCCTgggatgcttggtagcatcgatTGCACACATGTCGAGTGGTCGGCATGTCCTAGACGTTTGAGAGGGCAATACGCGAGGGGTGACCACAACGGTCCAACTATTATGCTTGAAATCACCGCGTCACAAGATTTGTGGATTTGA